A stretch of the Nicotiana tabacum cultivar K326 chromosome 6, ASM71507v2, whole genome shotgun sequence genome encodes the following:
- the LOC107776329 gene encoding uncharacterized protein LOC107776329 isoform X2 has translation MGSIGMTGTNSRACCHSILSRYGEVLSDYPEAKMTTEQQQSCLGESFPELVKRLDDALNSFAEGPPFTLQRLCEILLDARNIYSKLSKLALALEKNLLVTSTLTISSDPNASSNMQNATAPDREETNGAPILSNSVSNGVEPIASAGDSDEVMTEVEEAEVEDVMTIDMDTIEAIVRSSEADTTPPSDS, from the exons ATGGGAAGTATTG GCATGACTGGGACAAACTCAAGGGCATGCTGTCATTCCATCTTAAGCAGGTATGGGGAG GTCCTGTCAGACTATCCAGAGGCAAAAATGACTACCGAACAGCAACAATCTTGTTTAGGAGAGAGCTTTCCCGAGTTGGTGAAAAGGTTGGATGATG CTCTCAACAGCTTTGCTGAAGGCCCTCCATTTACGTTGCAAAGACTATGTGAG ATTTTGTTGGATGCACGGAACATTTATTCCAAGCTGTCAAAGCTTGCATTGGCTCTAGAAAAG AATTTGCTAGTTACATCAACATTGACGATCTCCAGTGACCCAAATGCATCTTCTAACATGCAAAATGCAACAGCACCAGATAGAGAAGAAACCAACGGTGCCCCAATTCTATCTAATTCAGTGTCTAATGGGGTGGAACCTATAGCCAGTGCAGGTGATTCAGATGAAGTAATGACTGAGGTAGAAGAGGCTGAAGTTGAGGATGTTATGACGATTGACATGGATACAATTGAAGCAATAGTTCGATCATCTGAAGCAGATACTACGCCTCCCAGTGATTCATAA
- the LOC107776329 gene encoding uncharacterized protein LOC107776329 isoform X3, protein MGSPQPGMESEKEINDDEVKNVIDVMAANGKYWHDWDKLKGMLSFHLKQVWGALNSFAEGPPFTLQRLCEILLDARNIYSKLSKLALALEKNLLVTSTLTISSDPNASSNMQNATAPDREETNGAPILSNSVSNGVEPIASAGDSDEVMTEVEEAEVEDVMTIDMDTIEAIVRSSEADTTPPSDS, encoded by the exons ATGGGTTCTCCTCAACCAG GAATGGAATCTGAGAAggagattaatgatgatgaagtTAAGAATGTAATTGACGTAATGGCAGCTAATGGGAAGTATTG GCATGACTGGGACAAACTCAAGGGCATGCTGTCATTCCATCTTAAGCAGGTATGGGGAG CTCTCAACAGCTTTGCTGAAGGCCCTCCATTTACGTTGCAAAGACTATGTGAG ATTTTGTTGGATGCACGGAACATTTATTCCAAGCTGTCAAAGCTTGCATTGGCTCTAGAAAAG AATTTGCTAGTTACATCAACATTGACGATCTCCAGTGACCCAAATGCATCTTCTAACATGCAAAATGCAACAGCACCAGATAGAGAAGAAACCAACGGTGCCCCAATTCTATCTAATTCAGTGTCTAATGGGGTGGAACCTATAGCCAGTGCAGGTGATTCAGATGAAGTAATGACTGAGGTAGAAGAGGCTGAAGTTGAGGATGTTATGACGATTGACATGGATACAATTGAAGCAATAGTTCGATCATCTGAAGCAGATACTACGCCTCCCAGTGATTCATAA
- the LOC107776329 gene encoding uncharacterized protein LOC107776329 isoform X1, whose amino-acid sequence MGSPQPGMESEKEINDDEVKNVIDVMAANGKYWHDWDKLKGMLSFHLKQVLSDYPEAKMTTEQQQSCLGESFPELVKRLDDALNSFAEGPPFTLQRLCEILLDARNIYSKLSKLALALEKNLLVTSTLTISSDPNASSNMQNATAPDREETNGAPILSNSVSNGVEPIASAGDSDEVMTEVEEAEVEDVMTIDMDTIEAIVRSSEADTTPPSDS is encoded by the exons ATGGGTTCTCCTCAACCAG GAATGGAATCTGAGAAggagattaatgatgatgaagtTAAGAATGTAATTGACGTAATGGCAGCTAATGGGAAGTATTG GCATGACTGGGACAAACTCAAGGGCATGCTGTCATTCCATCTTAAGCAG GTCCTGTCAGACTATCCAGAGGCAAAAATGACTACCGAACAGCAACAATCTTGTTTAGGAGAGAGCTTTCCCGAGTTGGTGAAAAGGTTGGATGATG CTCTCAACAGCTTTGCTGAAGGCCCTCCATTTACGTTGCAAAGACTATGTGAG ATTTTGTTGGATGCACGGAACATTTATTCCAAGCTGTCAAAGCTTGCATTGGCTCTAGAAAAG AATTTGCTAGTTACATCAACATTGACGATCTCCAGTGACCCAAATGCATCTTCTAACATGCAAAATGCAACAGCACCAGATAGAGAAGAAACCAACGGTGCCCCAATTCTATCTAATTCAGTGTCTAATGGGGTGGAACCTATAGCCAGTGCAGGTGATTCAGATGAAGTAATGACTGAGGTAGAAGAGGCTGAAGTTGAGGATGTTATGACGATTGACATGGATACAATTGAAGCAATAGTTCGATCATCTGAAGCAGATACTACGCCTCCCAGTGATTCATAA